A window of Stutzerimonas stutzeri genomic DNA:
GAAACCGCTTGGTCTCGCCGGTTTTGGGGTCGGATACCAGCATCTGGTTGTTACCAAATGGCCCTGCGCTCAGTTGGCTGCCGCTCATGTCGGTCTGAATCCATAGGCGCCCTTCATCATCGAACCACAAGCCGTCAGGGCTGGCCAGAATGTTGCTGTCATCGAGCGGTTTGCCTTTCGGGCTGCGGCTGTTTTCCTGTGGTCCGGCAAGAAGATAGAGATCCCAGTTGAATCGCGTGCCGGAGAAATCACGGCTCTCCTCTCGCCAACGGATGATATGACCAAACGGGTTAGGTGCACGCGGGTTGGGGGCATCCGCCTCCTGACGGCCACTGTTGTTGGTGAGAGTGAAGTAGACCTCACCGGTATCCGGATTCACCGCGCCCCACTCTGGCCGATCCATTTTGGTTGCGCCGACTATGTCTGCGGCCAGTCGGGTGTTGATCAGGACCTCGCCTTGATCTGCGAATTGGACACCGGCCGCCTCACAGGCGCGTTTGAATGCCGGGTTTGCATAATCCAGAGCGAGCCAATCACCACTGCCGTCGGCGTTGAAACGCGCCACATAAAGAACGCCGTCATCCAGCAGGCGGCCATCGCTGCGCTGCGGCCGGTACTTGTCACGACTGACGTACTTGTAGATGTACTCGTTCTGCGAGTCGTCGCCTGAGTAGCAGACGACAGGGCGACCTGGCTTGACCGGGGCGAATACCAGACCCTCGTGGGCGAATCGACCTAGGGCAGTGTGCTTTACAGGAGTCGCATTCGGATCGAACGGATCGATCTCGACGACCCAGCCGAAGGTGTTTGGCTCGTTGCGATAGTCTGCTTGCGGAGCAGCAGCCATGCGTGTCGCGTTGAACCGCTCGAATTCATCGCCCGCGACTGTTTCCCAACCGTAGCGACCGCTGCCGCGTATGCCATAACGGCTGAGTTCGCGTGGTATTTCGGCATCGGCGGTGGCGAAATACCCGGCCCAGTTCTCTTCGCATGTGAGGTAAGTGCCCCACGGCGTATAGCCGTTAGCGCAGTTGTTGAGGGTACCTCGGGTCGATGTACCGCTCGGGCTATAGCGCGTGCGCATCAGGGCATGACCACGTGCGGGACCCTCGATACGCATCGGGGTGGCGCCGGTGATGCGACGATTCCGAGCCGTCGGCAGTACCGACCATTCGCCTCGTGGGCCGCGGCGGATTTCCACCACGGACACGCCATGCGCATTAATCTCTTTGCGAACCTCGTCGACGTTGGTGCGCTTGCCGTCCACCACCGTTGGGCCGTTGCGGTGGAGCAGGGGTGCGTCGATGTATTCGTGATTAAGGACCAGCAGGCCGTGGTCGCTCTGACGCCCGCCGTGTTTCGCGTTCATTGGGAAGAAGTGCATCCCGTCGTGATGCATGCCCACCTGCTGAGCCTGGTCTTCAGCGCTATTGCTGCCATCTTCCAGCCAGGCTGGATAGCGACCAGTAATAGGAGCGCCCCACGGGATGAACGTTGTCGCGGAGTAACCGGCAGGAACCGTGATGGTATCTGCGCGAGTAACCGCAACCGGGGTGAAGGGCAGGCGGGTACGGCGCTTGAACGGAATATCCTTGAGTGTACGGGCCGCCGGCTCGGCTGCTTGTACAAGTCCCGGAAGCGACGCGCCAAGAAATGCCAGGGCGCCCATTGCTGCGCCGCCAGCAAGCACTTTGCGGCGACCAATGGAGATTACATCCTGGATATGCGGATTCGTTGAATGGTTACTGGGCAACTCGTCCCCGTTGCCGAACAGAATGTCTTTGTTCTCAGTAATCACGGCGCAGCTCCATAACAATTGTTGTCGGAGCCATGACGCTAAATTGCATATGCGACAACAGAATGACAGTTTCGAGTTTGCCCGACGAAGCGCAGGCGCATGCACGCTTCGTTCGGGCAAAAAAAAGCCTCGGCACAAGTGCCGAGGCTTTTTCACTACATCGCAGCTGTAAAGGCTACGAACCTGTTCTTAGTGGAACTGGTTCATGGTGTTGTCTTTACCGCTTGCTTTCAGAGCAGCTTCGCCAGCGAAGTACTCCTTGTGGTTGTCGCCGATGTCGGAGCCAGCCATGTTCTGGTGACGAACGCAGGCGATACCCTGACGCAGTTCCTGACGCTGGACGCCCTTCACGTAGGCCAGCATGCCCTGGTCGGCGAAGTAACCTTTGGCCAGGTTGTCGGTAGACAGCGCGGCAGTGTGGTAGGTCGGCAGGGTAATCAGGTGGTGGAAGATACCGGCATGAGCCGAACCGTCGCGCTGGAAGGTACGGATCTTCTCGTCTGCAACCTGGGCCAGTTCGGTTTCGTCGTACTCGACGCTCATCAGCTTGGCGCGGTCGTAAGCGGAAAC
This region includes:
- a CDS encoding PhoX family protein; the encoded protein is MITENKDILFGNGDELPSNHSTNPHIQDVISIGRRKVLAGGAAMGALAFLGASLPGLVQAAEPAARTLKDIPFKRRTRLPFTPVAVTRADTITVPAGYSATTFIPWGAPITGRYPAWLEDGSNSAEDQAQQVGMHHDGMHFFPMNAKHGGRQSDHGLLVLNHEYIDAPLLHRNGPTVVDGKRTNVDEVRKEINAHGVSVVEIRRGPRGEWSVLPTARNRRITGATPMRIEGPARGHALMRTRYSPSGTSTRGTLNNCANGYTPWGTYLTCEENWAGYFATADAEIPRELSRYGIRGSGRYGWETVAGDEFERFNATRMAAAPQADYRNEPNTFGWVVEIDPFDPNATPVKHTALGRFAHEGLVFAPVKPGRPVVCYSGDDSQNEYIYKYVSRDKYRPQRSDGRLLDDGVLYVARFNADGSGDWLALDYANPAFKRACEAAGVQFADQGEVLINTRLAADIVGATKMDRPEWGAVNPDTGEVYFTLTNNSGRQEADAPNPRAPNPFGHIIRWREESRDFSGTRFNWDLYLLAGPQENSRSPKGKPLDDSNILASPDGLWFDDEGRLWIQTDMSGSQLSAGPFGNNQMLVSDPKTGETKRFLVGPKGAEVTGITATPDFRTLFINIQHPGEGSTPTNYTSTWPDGPGRRPRSATVIITREDGKRLM